One Chaetodon trifascialis isolate fChaTrf1 chromosome 21, fChaTrf1.hap1, whole genome shotgun sequence genomic window carries:
- the plbd1b gene encoding phospholipase B-like 1: MEKQSIRLCVLLTALTASVQTYQLQEATVTWDTARKSVILKEGVMEKEGGAYGYFNDTLLMSGWGVLEICAGHGGITQEDETTFFLAGYLEGYLTAGQMFNHYSNMYPQLIKDEKVLNPLKRFLSKQDQWAREQVKLRRHSDPLWKHLGLILAQLDGLQAGAAQWAKSKHREPLSAFALQFLNGIGDLLDLVPALTPRSNSSMGAGALRMPGMGHCTALIKVLPGFENLLFGHSSWYTYAATMRIYKHWDFRLSDTHVATGRMSFSSYPGFLMSLDDFYLLGSGLLMTQTSIGVFNVSLFSQLSPHSLLAWQRVRLANSLAYSGEEWAHIFSKYNSGTYNSQYMVVDLSRVSLGHSIRNGALTVVEQIPGKVMHSDQTQALRRGYWPSYNIPFHVEIYNLSGYGVMWKRYGEDFSYDLCPRAKILRRDHAKVSDLSSLKRIMRYNNYKRDPYSKGHPCKTICCRNDLRPRRPYPGGCYDSKVTDYQMAVQLVAEAINGPTTQGGLRPFSWQSFNISTHQGLPHTYNFPFVPMRPTLRQP; the protein is encoded by the exons ATGGAGAAGCAGAGCATCAGACTGTGCGTACTGTTGACCGCATTGACTGCATCAGTGCAAACTTACC AGCTCCAAGAGGCCACTGTGACCTGGGATACTGCCCGGAAAAGTGTGATCCTGAAGGAAGGGGTGATGGAGAAAGAAGGGGGAGCCTACGGTTACTTCAATGACACTCTGCTCATGTCTGGATGGGGCGTGTTGGAGATCTGCGCGGGTCATGGAGGAATCACGCAGGAAGACGAGACCACCTTCTTCCTGGCTGGGTACCTGGAAGGTTATCTCACTGCTGG acagatgTTCAATCATTACTCCAACATGTACCCTCAACTCATAAAGGACGAGAAAGTTTTGAATCCCCTGAAAAGGTTTTTAAG CAAACAGGACCAGTGGGCCAGAGAGCAGGTGAAACTGAGGAGACACAGCGATCCCTTGTGGAAGCATCTGGGACTGATCCTGGCCCAGCTGGATGGACTCCAGGCTGGAGCCGCACAGTgggccaaaagcaaacacagagag CCTCTATCAGCGTTTGCCCTCCAGTTTCTGAATGGTATTGGCGACCTCTTGGACCTCGTCCCGGCTCTTACGCCTCGCTCCAACTCCTCCATGGGGGCCGGCGCTCTCAGGATGCCAGGAATGGGCCACTGCACTGCTCTCATCAAG GTGCTGCCAGGCTTTGAGAACCTGCTGTTTGGCCACTCGAGCTGGTATACATATGCAGCCACCATGCGTATCTATAAACACTGGGACTTCAGGTTGTCTGACACACACGTCGCCACTGGAAGGATGTCATTCAGCAGCTACCCtg gCTTCCTGATGTCTCTGGATGACTTCTACCTTCTTGGGAGCGGCCTGCTGATGACGCAGACCTCCATCGGTGTCTTCAATGTCTCTCTGTTCTCCCAGCTAAGTCCTCACAGCCTGCTGGCCTGGCAGAGAGTCCGCCTGGCCAACAGCTTGGCGTACAGCGGAGAGGAATGGGCACACATCTTCTCCAAATACAACTCAG GTACATATAACAGCCAGTACATGGTGGTGGACCTGAGCAGGGTGTCTCTGGGTCACAGTATCAGGAATGGAGCTCTGACTGTGGTGGAGCAGATTCCTGGCAAGGTGATGCACTCCGATCAGACTCAAGCTTTACGCAGAG GTTATTGGCCGTCTTACAACATACCGTTTCATGTTGAAATCTACAACCTGAGCGGGTATGGTGTGATGTGGAAGAGATACGGAGAGGACTTCTCTTACGACCTCTGTCCCCGAGCCAAAATCCTCCGTAGGGACCACGCCAAGGTGTCTGACCTCAGCTCCCTCAAACGCATCATGAGATACAACA ACTACAAGAGAGACCCCTACTCCAAAGGCCATCCATGTAAAACCATCTGTTGCCGTAACGACCTGAGACCGAGGAGGCCGTATCCAGGAGGCTGCTATGACTCTAAG GTGACGGACTACCAGATGGCTGTCCAGCTGGTTGCAGAGGCAATAAACGGTCCCACGACGCAGGGGGGGCTTCGTCCCTTCTCATGGCAATCCTTCAACATCTCGACTCATCAGGGTCTCCCACACACCTACAACTTTCCCTTCGTCCCCATGAGGCCCACCCTGCGACAACCGTGa
- the kctd17 gene encoding BTB/POZ domain-containing protein KCTD5 isoform X1 has translation MATTADDQREPADVAATSPHHGCHHHNSNNNNNNNNNNNKDSEAGESATSATASATEPGGTASQSIGNGSVINPAGGNNGKWVRLNVGGTVFLTTRQTLLKEQTSFLYRLCQQQDLHSDTDETGAYVIDRDPTYFGPILNYLRHGKLVYNKELAEEGVLEEAEFYNITPLIKLIKERIVERDSKATQQVPPKHVYRVLQCQEEELTQMVSTMSDGWKFEQVSVRACRKPRTGLLWTMVNIGSSYSYGTEDQAEFLCVVSKELHTPGSGLGTEQSHKTKPTEMQEEEAAKDEEEEEEEEGGRDTTPNEWLRE, from the exons ATGGCAACGACAGCGGACGACCAGCGGGAACCGGCGGACGTCGCTGCAACCTCGCCACACCACGGTTGCCACcaccacaacagcaacaacaacaacaacaacaataacaacaacaacaaagatagCGAGGCGGGAGAGAGCGCGACCTCCGCCACCGCCAGCGCGACCGAACCCGGCGGGACGGCGTCGCAGAGCATCGGTAACGGTTCGGTCATCAATCCCGCCGGGGGTAATAACGGGAAGTGGGTACGGCTGAACGTCGGCGGCACGGTGTTCCTCACGACGCGGCAGACCCTCCTGAAGGAGCAAACTTCGTTCCTGTACCGGCTGTGCCAGCAGCAGGACCTGCACTCAGACACG GATGAGACAGGAGCTTATGTGATTGACAGAGACCCCACCTACTTCGGTCCCATCCTTAACTACTTGCGACACGGCAAACTGGTCTACAACAAGGAGCTGGCTGAAGAAG GTGTCCTGGAGGAGGCTGAGTTTTACAACATCACCCCGCTCATCAAACTGATCAAGGAGAGGATTGTGGAGAGAGACTCCAAAGCCACGCAG cAGGTGCCCCCCAAGCATGTCTACCGAGTGTTGCAGtgccaggaggaggagctgaccCAGATGGTCTCCACGATGTCGGACGGCTGGAAGTTTGAGCAGGTCAGCGTGCGCGCCTGCAGAAAGCCCCGCACCGGACTGCTCTGGACT ATGGTGAACATCGGCTCGTCGTACAGCTACGGAACAGAGGACCAGGCTGAGTTTCTGTGTGTCGTATCCAAGGAGCTCCACACTCCTGGATCTGGACTGGGTACGGAGCAGAGCCACAAAACCAAG CCGACCgagatgcaggaggaggaagccgcgaaggatgaggaggaggaggaggaggaggagggagggagagatacCACGCCAAATGAGTGGCTTAGAGAATGA
- the kctd17 gene encoding BTB/POZ domain-containing protein KCTD5 isoform X2, with product MATTADDQREPADVAATSPHHGCHHHNSNNNNNNNNNNNKDSEAGESATSATASATEPGGTASQSIGNGSVINPAGGNNGKWVRLNVGGTVFLTTRQTLLKEQTSFLYRLCQQQDLHSDTDETGAYVIDRDPTYFGPILNYLRHGKLVYNKELAEEGVLEEAEFYNITPLIKLIKERIVERDSKATQVPPKHVYRVLQCQEEELTQMVSTMSDGWKFEQVSVRACRKPRTGLLWTMVNIGSSYSYGTEDQAEFLCVVSKELHTPGSGLGTEQSHKTKPTEMQEEEAAKDEEEEEEEEGGRDTTPNEWLRE from the exons ATGGCAACGACAGCGGACGACCAGCGGGAACCGGCGGACGTCGCTGCAACCTCGCCACACCACGGTTGCCACcaccacaacagcaacaacaacaacaacaacaataacaacaacaacaaagatagCGAGGCGGGAGAGAGCGCGACCTCCGCCACCGCCAGCGCGACCGAACCCGGCGGGACGGCGTCGCAGAGCATCGGTAACGGTTCGGTCATCAATCCCGCCGGGGGTAATAACGGGAAGTGGGTACGGCTGAACGTCGGCGGCACGGTGTTCCTCACGACGCGGCAGACCCTCCTGAAGGAGCAAACTTCGTTCCTGTACCGGCTGTGCCAGCAGCAGGACCTGCACTCAGACACG GATGAGACAGGAGCTTATGTGATTGACAGAGACCCCACCTACTTCGGTCCCATCCTTAACTACTTGCGACACGGCAAACTGGTCTACAACAAGGAGCTGGCTGAAGAAG GTGTCCTGGAGGAGGCTGAGTTTTACAACATCACCCCGCTCATCAAACTGATCAAGGAGAGGATTGTGGAGAGAGACTCCAAAGCCACGCAG GTGCCCCCCAAGCATGTCTACCGAGTGTTGCAGtgccaggaggaggagctgaccCAGATGGTCTCCACGATGTCGGACGGCTGGAAGTTTGAGCAGGTCAGCGTGCGCGCCTGCAGAAAGCCCCGCACCGGACTGCTCTGGACT ATGGTGAACATCGGCTCGTCGTACAGCTACGGAACAGAGGACCAGGCTGAGTTTCTGTGTGTCGTATCCAAGGAGCTCCACACTCCTGGATCTGGACTGGGTACGGAGCAGAGCCACAAAACCAAG CCGACCgagatgcaggaggaggaagccgcgaaggatgaggaggaggaggaggaggaggagggagggagagatacCACGCCAAATGAGTGGCTTAGAGAATGA
- the kctd17 gene encoding BTB/POZ domain-containing protein KCTD5 isoform X3: MATTADDQREPADVAATSPHHGCHHHNSNNNNNNNNNNNKDSEAGESATSATASATEPGGTASQSIGNGSVINPAGGNNGKWVRLNVGGTVFLTTRQTLLKEQTSFLYRLCQQQDLHSDTDETGAYVIDRDPTYFGPILNYLRHGKLVYNKELAEEGVLEEAEFYNITPLIKLIKERIVERDSKATQQVPPKHVYRVLQCQEEELTQMVSTMSDGWKFEQMVNIGSSYSYGTEDQAEFLCVVSKELHTPGSGLGTEQSHKTKPTEMQEEEAAKDEEEEEEEEGGRDTTPNEWLRE; this comes from the exons ATGGCAACGACAGCGGACGACCAGCGGGAACCGGCGGACGTCGCTGCAACCTCGCCACACCACGGTTGCCACcaccacaacagcaacaacaacaacaacaacaataacaacaacaacaaagatagCGAGGCGGGAGAGAGCGCGACCTCCGCCACCGCCAGCGCGACCGAACCCGGCGGGACGGCGTCGCAGAGCATCGGTAACGGTTCGGTCATCAATCCCGCCGGGGGTAATAACGGGAAGTGGGTACGGCTGAACGTCGGCGGCACGGTGTTCCTCACGACGCGGCAGACCCTCCTGAAGGAGCAAACTTCGTTCCTGTACCGGCTGTGCCAGCAGCAGGACCTGCACTCAGACACG GATGAGACAGGAGCTTATGTGATTGACAGAGACCCCACCTACTTCGGTCCCATCCTTAACTACTTGCGACACGGCAAACTGGTCTACAACAAGGAGCTGGCTGAAGAAG GTGTCCTGGAGGAGGCTGAGTTTTACAACATCACCCCGCTCATCAAACTGATCAAGGAGAGGATTGTGGAGAGAGACTCCAAAGCCACGCAG cAGGTGCCCCCCAAGCATGTCTACCGAGTGTTGCAGtgccaggaggaggagctgaccCAGATGGTCTCCACGATGTCGGACGGCTGGAAGTTTGAGCAG ATGGTGAACATCGGCTCGTCGTACAGCTACGGAACAGAGGACCAGGCTGAGTTTCTGTGTGTCGTATCCAAGGAGCTCCACACTCCTGGATCTGGACTGGGTACGGAGCAGAGCCACAAAACCAAG CCGACCgagatgcaggaggaggaagccgcgaaggatgaggaggaggaggaggaggaggagggagggagagatacCACGCCAAATGAGTGGCTTAGAGAATGA
- the kctd17 gene encoding BTB/POZ domain-containing protein KCTD5 isoform X5: MATTADDQREPADVAATSPHHGCHHHNSNNNNNNNNNNNKDSEAGESATSATASATEPGGTASQSIGNGSVINPAGGNNGKWVRLNVGGTVFLTTRQTLLKEQTSFLYRLCQQQDLHSDTDETGAYVIDRDPTYFGPILNYLRHGKLVYNKELAEEGVLEEAEFYNITPLIKLIKERIVERDSKATQQVPPKHVYRVLQCQEEELTQMVSTMSDGWKFEQVSVRACRKPRTGLLWTMVNIGSSYSYGTEDQAEFLCVVSKELHTPGSGLGTEQSHKTKLFQIHGSRM, from the exons ATGGCAACGACAGCGGACGACCAGCGGGAACCGGCGGACGTCGCTGCAACCTCGCCACACCACGGTTGCCACcaccacaacagcaacaacaacaacaacaacaataacaacaacaacaaagatagCGAGGCGGGAGAGAGCGCGACCTCCGCCACCGCCAGCGCGACCGAACCCGGCGGGACGGCGTCGCAGAGCATCGGTAACGGTTCGGTCATCAATCCCGCCGGGGGTAATAACGGGAAGTGGGTACGGCTGAACGTCGGCGGCACGGTGTTCCTCACGACGCGGCAGACCCTCCTGAAGGAGCAAACTTCGTTCCTGTACCGGCTGTGCCAGCAGCAGGACCTGCACTCAGACACG GATGAGACAGGAGCTTATGTGATTGACAGAGACCCCACCTACTTCGGTCCCATCCTTAACTACTTGCGACACGGCAAACTGGTCTACAACAAGGAGCTGGCTGAAGAAG GTGTCCTGGAGGAGGCTGAGTTTTACAACATCACCCCGCTCATCAAACTGATCAAGGAGAGGATTGTGGAGAGAGACTCCAAAGCCACGCAG cAGGTGCCCCCCAAGCATGTCTACCGAGTGTTGCAGtgccaggaggaggagctgaccCAGATGGTCTCCACGATGTCGGACGGCTGGAAGTTTGAGCAGGTCAGCGTGCGCGCCTGCAGAAAGCCCCGCACCGGACTGCTCTGGACT ATGGTGAACATCGGCTCGTCGTACAGCTACGGAACAGAGGACCAGGCTGAGTTTCTGTGTGTCGTATCCAAGGAGCTCCACACTCCTGGATCTGGACTGGGTACGGAGCAGAGCCACAAAACCAAG ctttTCCAGATCCATGGGTCCCGGATGTAG
- the kctd17 gene encoding BTB/POZ domain-containing protein KCTD5 isoform X6 has product MATTADDQREPADVAATSPHHGCHHHNSNNNNNNNNNNNKDSEAGESATSATASATEPGGTASQSIGNGSVINPAGGNNGKWVRLNVGGTVFLTTRQTLLKEQTSFLYRLCQQQDLHSDTDETGAYVIDRDPTYFGPILNYLRHGKLVYNKELAEEGVLEEAEFYNITPLIKLIKERIVERDSKATQQVPPKHVYRVLQCQEEELTQMVSTMSDGWKFEQMVNIGSSYSYGTEDQAEFLCVVSKELHTPGSGLGTEQSHKTKLFQIHGSRM; this is encoded by the exons ATGGCAACGACAGCGGACGACCAGCGGGAACCGGCGGACGTCGCTGCAACCTCGCCACACCACGGTTGCCACcaccacaacagcaacaacaacaacaacaacaataacaacaacaacaaagatagCGAGGCGGGAGAGAGCGCGACCTCCGCCACCGCCAGCGCGACCGAACCCGGCGGGACGGCGTCGCAGAGCATCGGTAACGGTTCGGTCATCAATCCCGCCGGGGGTAATAACGGGAAGTGGGTACGGCTGAACGTCGGCGGCACGGTGTTCCTCACGACGCGGCAGACCCTCCTGAAGGAGCAAACTTCGTTCCTGTACCGGCTGTGCCAGCAGCAGGACCTGCACTCAGACACG GATGAGACAGGAGCTTATGTGATTGACAGAGACCCCACCTACTTCGGTCCCATCCTTAACTACTTGCGACACGGCAAACTGGTCTACAACAAGGAGCTGGCTGAAGAAG GTGTCCTGGAGGAGGCTGAGTTTTACAACATCACCCCGCTCATCAAACTGATCAAGGAGAGGATTGTGGAGAGAGACTCCAAAGCCACGCAG cAGGTGCCCCCCAAGCATGTCTACCGAGTGTTGCAGtgccaggaggaggagctgaccCAGATGGTCTCCACGATGTCGGACGGCTGGAAGTTTGAGCAG ATGGTGAACATCGGCTCGTCGTACAGCTACGGAACAGAGGACCAGGCTGAGTTTCTGTGTGTCGTATCCAAGGAGCTCCACACTCCTGGATCTGGACTGGGTACGGAGCAGAGCCACAAAACCAAG ctttTCCAGATCCATGGGTCCCGGATGTAG
- the kctd17 gene encoding BTB/POZ domain-containing protein KCTD5 isoform X4 has product MATTADDQREPADVAATSPHHGCHHHNSNNNNNNNNNNNKDSEAGESATSATASATEPGGTASQSIGNGSVINPAGGNNGKWVRLNVGGTVFLTTRQTLLKEQTSFLYRLCQQQDLHSDTDETGAYVIDRDPTYFGPILNYLRHGKLVYNKELAEEGVLEEAEFYNITPLIKLIKERIVERDSKATQVPPKHVYRVLQCQEEELTQMVSTMSDGWKFEQMVNIGSSYSYGTEDQAEFLCVVSKELHTPGSGLGTEQSHKTKPTEMQEEEAAKDEEEEEEEEGGRDTTPNEWLRE; this is encoded by the exons ATGGCAACGACAGCGGACGACCAGCGGGAACCGGCGGACGTCGCTGCAACCTCGCCACACCACGGTTGCCACcaccacaacagcaacaacaacaacaacaacaataacaacaacaacaaagatagCGAGGCGGGAGAGAGCGCGACCTCCGCCACCGCCAGCGCGACCGAACCCGGCGGGACGGCGTCGCAGAGCATCGGTAACGGTTCGGTCATCAATCCCGCCGGGGGTAATAACGGGAAGTGGGTACGGCTGAACGTCGGCGGCACGGTGTTCCTCACGACGCGGCAGACCCTCCTGAAGGAGCAAACTTCGTTCCTGTACCGGCTGTGCCAGCAGCAGGACCTGCACTCAGACACG GATGAGACAGGAGCTTATGTGATTGACAGAGACCCCACCTACTTCGGTCCCATCCTTAACTACTTGCGACACGGCAAACTGGTCTACAACAAGGAGCTGGCTGAAGAAG GTGTCCTGGAGGAGGCTGAGTTTTACAACATCACCCCGCTCATCAAACTGATCAAGGAGAGGATTGTGGAGAGAGACTCCAAAGCCACGCAG GTGCCCCCCAAGCATGTCTACCGAGTGTTGCAGtgccaggaggaggagctgaccCAGATGGTCTCCACGATGTCGGACGGCTGGAAGTTTGAGCAG ATGGTGAACATCGGCTCGTCGTACAGCTACGGAACAGAGGACCAGGCTGAGTTTCTGTGTGTCGTATCCAAGGAGCTCCACACTCCTGGATCTGGACTGGGTACGGAGCAGAGCCACAAAACCAAG CCGACCgagatgcaggaggaggaagccgcgaaggatgaggaggaggaggaggaggaggagggagggagagatacCACGCCAAATGAGTGGCTTAGAGAATGA
- the kctd17 gene encoding BTB/POZ domain-containing protein KCTD5 isoform X7 — protein MATTADDQREPADVAATSPHHGCHHHNSNNNNNNNNNNNKDSEAGESATSATASATEPGGTASQSIGNGSVINPAGGNNGKWVRLNVGGTVFLTTRQTLLKEQTSFLYRLCQQQDLHSDTDETGAYVIDRDPTYFGPILNYLRHGKLVYNKELAEEGVLEEAEFYNITPLIKLIKERIVERDSKATQVPPKHVYRVLQCQEEELTQMVSTMSDGWKFEQMVNIGSSYSYGTEDQAEFLCVVSKELHTPGSGLGTEQSHKTKLFQIHGSRM, from the exons ATGGCAACGACAGCGGACGACCAGCGGGAACCGGCGGACGTCGCTGCAACCTCGCCACACCACGGTTGCCACcaccacaacagcaacaacaacaacaacaacaataacaacaacaacaaagatagCGAGGCGGGAGAGAGCGCGACCTCCGCCACCGCCAGCGCGACCGAACCCGGCGGGACGGCGTCGCAGAGCATCGGTAACGGTTCGGTCATCAATCCCGCCGGGGGTAATAACGGGAAGTGGGTACGGCTGAACGTCGGCGGCACGGTGTTCCTCACGACGCGGCAGACCCTCCTGAAGGAGCAAACTTCGTTCCTGTACCGGCTGTGCCAGCAGCAGGACCTGCACTCAGACACG GATGAGACAGGAGCTTATGTGATTGACAGAGACCCCACCTACTTCGGTCCCATCCTTAACTACTTGCGACACGGCAAACTGGTCTACAACAAGGAGCTGGCTGAAGAAG GTGTCCTGGAGGAGGCTGAGTTTTACAACATCACCCCGCTCATCAAACTGATCAAGGAGAGGATTGTGGAGAGAGACTCCAAAGCCACGCAG GTGCCCCCCAAGCATGTCTACCGAGTGTTGCAGtgccaggaggaggagctgaccCAGATGGTCTCCACGATGTCGGACGGCTGGAAGTTTGAGCAG ATGGTGAACATCGGCTCGTCGTACAGCTACGGAACAGAGGACCAGGCTGAGTTTCTGTGTGTCGTATCCAAGGAGCTCCACACTCCTGGATCTGGACTGGGTACGGAGCAGAGCCACAAAACCAAG ctttTCCAGATCCATGGGTCCCGGATGTAG